One stretch of Chitinophagales bacterium DNA includes these proteins:
- a CDS encoding Appr-1-p processing protein, giving the protein MIKYLTGNILDSPAQALVNTVNTVGVMGKGIALQFKKQFPNNYKIYVNACRNKELKIGQLLVTEEESLLSDKKIIINFPTKTHWRYPSEYDYIEKGLDALIKVIKEKNIRSIALPPLGAGNGGLDWSKVKIIIENKLKDLDCDIYIYEPTSAIKESLKKERVKLTPARAMMLSVLYELVRNGEFVSEFAAEKVVYFLQRFGAKDVFKLEFKPNFYGPYSGKVRHVLYYLNGSYLMGYSSKDKKPFEELNLIMEAEKEVEDFLRLPENTRYKEIVLKTKKFLSGFYSPFGLELLSTVDYIASQKGITKEEEISKELEKWSERKRTKFANRTFIKIALDNLNHYFTYDRRTTTATGQNSVEDSR; this is encoded by the coding sequence ATGATAAAGTATTTGACCGGAAACATATTGGACAGTCCGGCTCAAGCCCTGGTAAACACCGTCAACACCGTTGGTGTAATGGGCAAAGGCATTGCCCTGCAATTTAAAAAGCAGTTCCCCAACAATTACAAAATTTATGTAAATGCTTGTCGAAATAAGGAACTTAAAATTGGTCAATTGCTGGTAACCGAAGAAGAATCCCTTCTATCAGATAAAAAAATTATTATCAACTTTCCCACTAAAACTCATTGGCGTTACCCTTCAGAATATGACTACATTGAAAAAGGATTAGACGCGCTTATCAAGGTCATAAAGGAGAAAAATATCCGGTCCATTGCCTTACCTCCGTTAGGGGCGGGCAACGGTGGTTTGGACTGGTCAAAAGTAAAAATCATTATCGAGAATAAACTAAAAGATTTGGATTGTGATATTTATATTTATGAACCCACTTCTGCCATCAAAGAATCCTTAAAAAAGGAACGTGTTAAACTTACTCCCGCACGTGCCATGATGCTCTCCGTACTTTATGAGCTGGTACGTAATGGAGAGTTTGTTTCTGAGTTCGCCGCAGAAAAAGTGGTGTATTTCCTTCAACGTTTTGGCGCAAAAGATGTTTTCAAACTGGAGTTTAAGCCCAATTTTTACGGTCCTTATTCAGGCAAGGTAAGGCATGTGCTTTACTACCTCAATGGCAGCTACCTGATGGGATATAGCTCCAAGGACAAAAAACCTTTTGAGGAGTTAAACTTGATTATGGAAGCAGAAAAAGAAGTAGAGGACTTTTTACGGTTGCCTGAAAATACCCGTTACAAAGAAATTGTTTTAAAAACAAAAAAATTTTTGTCAGGATTTTATTCCCCTTTTGGCTTAGAGTTACTTTCAACTGTCGATTATATCGCTTCACAAAAGGGCATAACAAAAGAAGAAGAAATTTCGAAGGAACTTGAAAAGTGGAGTGAACGAAAAAGAACAAAGTTTGCCAATCGTACTTTTATCAAAATTGCTTTAGATAACTTAAATCATTATTTTACCTATGACCGTCGAACAACAACAGCTACTGGGCAAAACTCTGTGGAAGATAGCCGATGA